The proteins below are encoded in one region of Pseudonocardia sp. DSM 110487:
- a CDS encoding beta-galactosidase, producing MQHLTDRVLFGAAYYHEYQPSPRLDEDFRLMTEAGFSVIRVGESVWSTWEPEDGVFDLDWLQPVLDEAERHGIAVVLGTPTYAVPMWLARRHPEINVERATGRPMGWGARQEIDYTHPAFRFHAERVIRKIVARYAAHPAVIGYQVDNEPGNEIIHNRGVFQRFVDHLRHTYGTVEALNEAWGLTYWSHRLSTWSDLWTPDGNAQPQYDLAWRRFQADLTTEFITWQAGIVREYARPDQFVTTCISYERPTVQDEALTADLDVTAGNPYYRMQDGLRLPDDDAPAEQAWTTSGVWSLYATADRMYASKQAPFLVTETNAQAIGYPWSNEPAYDGQWRQAAWALVSRGANMIEYWHWHTLHAGTETYWGGILPHSQEPGRVYRQLAALGAEFAAAGDRVTGLVPDRDVMILFSNESKWAQSEYPSLSRDGREPDRRSFQTVADAFTRGVSDAGLQAGLVHPTQLTATSPQEYAALHPVLVAAAFTIARDDELQWLERYAAAGGHLVVGIRTGYEDEEGRARLQRKPAFLAGAAGVWYDEFSNLAEPIPLTPGDGFDLPADAAATRWADGLHADGAQVLAGYAHPHFGRFAAVTTRAHGAGRITQVGTVPNPALAEALMALAVDAETPWRRVTPTQTVTSATNRHGERVHFIHNWSWDPSSYPLPARATDAVTGEKLEEGTAVELGAWDVRVVIES from the coding sequence ATGCAGCACCTGACGGACCGGGTCCTGTTCGGCGCGGCCTACTACCACGAGTACCAGCCATCACCGCGCCTCGACGAGGACTTCCGGCTCATGACCGAGGCCGGGTTCAGCGTGATCCGGGTCGGCGAGTCCGTCTGGTCCACGTGGGAGCCAGAAGACGGCGTTTTCGACCTGGACTGGCTGCAGCCGGTGCTCGACGAGGCCGAGCGGCACGGCATCGCGGTGGTACTGGGCACGCCGACCTACGCCGTGCCGATGTGGCTCGCCCGGCGCCACCCCGAGATCAACGTCGAGCGCGCGACGGGCCGGCCGATGGGCTGGGGCGCCCGCCAGGAGATCGACTACACGCATCCGGCGTTCCGCTTCCACGCGGAACGGGTCATCCGCAAGATCGTCGCCCGCTACGCGGCGCACCCGGCGGTGATCGGCTACCAGGTCGACAACGAGCCCGGCAACGAGATCATCCACAACCGGGGCGTCTTCCAGCGCTTCGTCGACCACCTGCGCCACACCTACGGCACCGTCGAGGCGCTCAACGAGGCGTGGGGCCTCACCTACTGGTCGCACCGCCTCTCGACGTGGTCGGACCTGTGGACCCCCGACGGGAACGCCCAGCCGCAGTACGACCTCGCGTGGCGGCGCTTCCAGGCCGACCTCACCACCGAGTTCATCACATGGCAGGCCGGCATCGTGCGCGAGTACGCCCGGCCCGACCAGTTCGTCACCACCTGCATCTCCTACGAGCGCCCCACCGTGCAGGACGAGGCGCTGACCGCGGACCTCGACGTCACCGCCGGCAACCCGTACTACCGGATGCAGGACGGGCTCCGCCTACCCGACGACGACGCACCGGCCGAACAGGCATGGACCACTTCCGGCGTCTGGTCGCTCTACGCCACCGCCGACCGGATGTACGCCTCCAAGCAGGCGCCGTTCCTCGTCACCGAGACCAACGCGCAGGCCATCGGCTACCCGTGGTCCAACGAACCGGCCTACGACGGCCAGTGGCGCCAGGCCGCGTGGGCGCTCGTGTCCCGCGGCGCCAACATGATCGAGTACTGGCACTGGCACACGCTGCACGCCGGCACCGAGACGTACTGGGGCGGCATCCTGCCGCACAGCCAGGAACCGGGCCGCGTCTACCGGCAGCTCGCCGCGCTCGGTGCCGAGTTCGCCGCGGCGGGCGACCGCGTCACCGGTCTCGTCCCGGACCGCGACGTGATGATCCTCTTCTCGAACGAGAGCAAGTGGGCGCAGTCCGAGTACCCGTCGCTCTCCCGCGACGGGCGCGAGCCGGACCGGCGCTCGTTCCAGACGGTCGCCGACGCGTTCACCCGTGGCGTGTCCGACGCAGGGCTGCAGGCCGGCCTGGTGCACCCCACGCAGCTCACCGCCACCAGCCCGCAGGAGTACGCCGCGCTGCACCCGGTGCTCGTCGCGGCGGCGTTCACGATCGCCCGCGACGACGAGCTGCAGTGGCTCGAGCGGTACGCCGCGGCGGGCGGGCACCTCGTCGTCGGGATCCGCACCGGCTACGAGGACGAGGAGGGCCGGGCCCGCTTGCAACGCAAGCCCGCCTTCCTCGCCGGGGCGGCAGGCGTCTGGTACGACGAGTTCAGCAACCTCGCCGAGCCGATCCCGCTCACGCCGGGCGATGGCTTCGACCTGCCCGCCGACGCCGCGGCCACGCGATGGGCCGATGGGCTGCACGCCGACGGTGCCCAGGTCCTCGCCGGTTACGCCCACCCCCATTTCGGGCGGTTCGCCGCCGTCACCACCCGCGCGCACGGCGCCGGCCGGATCACCCAGGTCGGCACGGTCCCCAACCCGGCGCTCGCCGAGGCGCTCATGGCCTTGGCGGTCGACGCCGAGACGCCGTGGCGGCGCGTGACGCCGACCCAGACCGTCACGAGCGCCACCAACCGCCACGGCGAGCGCGTCCACTTCATCCACAACTGGTCGTGGGATCCCTCGTCCTACCCGCTCCCGGCACGGGCCACCGACGCCGTGACCGGGGAGAAGCTGGAAGAGGGAACGGCTGTGGAGCTGGGCGCGTGGGACGTGCGGGTCGTGATCGAGTCGTAG
- a CDS encoding ATP-binding protein — protein sequence MQPVRTVTPAALPEVLLTVAVVRPVFLWGAPGIGKSSMVRQFAASLGLECVSLLGTQLAPEDLIGVPQIIDGRSRFCPPEQIARDRPYCLFLDELNAASPDVQKAFYSLILDRRIGSYELPAGSVVIGAGNRATDQALARPMASALVNRLVHIHLIASPTDWLAWAVTNGIHPWVVEYLTQRPDHLWTAPPKTEEPFSTPRSWHMFSDVLTSCGDGITEDNIALMAYATLTKSHAAAFCAYRKAARHAFDFEAIVKGDARWPADPSDRDLLFFLAETFRARLVKELPAEKRFASPAATRFAFRAKSLLVELAEISLEIAQLVIAEGEDGGALPAWFMVEAARDMPRLVAVRSGT from the coding sequence GTGCAGCCCGTCCGCACCGTCACCCCGGCCGCGTTGCCGGAGGTACTGCTGACCGTGGCTGTCGTGCGCCCGGTCTTCCTGTGGGGGGCGCCGGGCATCGGCAAGTCGTCGATGGTCCGGCAGTTCGCGGCATCGCTGGGGCTCGAGTGCGTCTCGCTGCTCGGCACCCAGCTGGCACCGGAGGACCTCATCGGCGTTCCGCAGATCATCGACGGGCGCAGCCGGTTCTGCCCACCGGAACAGATCGCGAGAGACCGGCCGTACTGCCTTTTCCTGGATGAGCTGAACGCGGCGTCCCCGGACGTGCAGAAGGCGTTCTACTCGTTGATCCTGGACCGCAGGATCGGTTCCTACGAACTCCCGGCCGGCTCGGTCGTCATCGGAGCCGGCAACCGCGCCACGGATCAGGCACTGGCGCGCCCCATGGCATCCGCGCTGGTGAACCGGCTCGTGCACATCCATCTGATCGCGTCGCCGACGGACTGGCTCGCCTGGGCGGTGACCAACGGAATCCACCCGTGGGTCGTGGAGTACCTCACGCAGCGGCCCGACCATCTCTGGACCGCGCCGCCGAAGACCGAGGAGCCGTTCTCGACGCCGCGGTCGTGGCACATGTTCTCCGATGTGCTCACGTCCTGCGGCGACGGGATCACCGAGGACAACATCGCGCTCATGGCGTACGCCACCCTGACGAAGAGTCACGCGGCGGCGTTCTGCGCCTATCGCAAGGCCGCCCGGCACGCGTTCGACTTCGAGGCGATCGTGAAGGGCGACGCGCGCTGGCCCGCCGATCCGTCCGATCGTGATCTCCTCTTCTTCCTGGCGGAGACCTTCCGAGCGCGGCTCGTGAAGGAGCTCCCGGCCGAGAAGCGCTTCGCGTCGCCCGCCGCGACGCGGTTCGCGTTCCGGGCGAAGTCGCTGCTGGTCGAGCTGGCGGAGATCTCGTTGGAGATCGCACAGCTCGTGATCGCCGAGGGCGAGGACGGCGGCGCGCTGCCCGCGTGGTTCATGGTCGAGGCCGCCCGCGACATGCCCCGGCTCGTCGCGGTGCGCTCGGGCACGTGA
- the msrA gene encoding peptide-methionine (S)-S-oxide reductase MsrA — protein MATERAILAGGCFWGAQELLRARPGVLSTRVGYSGGDTPNATYRNHGDHAEAVEIDFDPDVITYREILEFFFQIHDPTTKDRQGNDVGRSYRSAIFYTSDEQERVARDTIADVEASGLWPGKVVTEVEPAGDFWEAEEEHQDYLQKHPYGYTCHYVRPGWVLPRRAASEV, from the coding sequence ATGGCGACCGAGCGCGCGATCCTGGCGGGCGGCTGCTTCTGGGGAGCGCAGGAACTCCTGCGTGCACGACCGGGCGTCCTCTCCACCCGCGTCGGCTACTCCGGCGGCGACACGCCGAACGCCACCTACCGCAACCACGGTGACCACGCCGAGGCCGTCGAGATCGACTTCGACCCCGACGTCATCACCTACCGCGAGATCCTGGAGTTCTTCTTCCAGATCCACGACCCGACCACAAAGGACCGCCAGGGCAACGACGTCGGGCGCAGCTACCGGTCGGCGATCTTCTACACGAGCGACGAGCAGGAGCGCGTCGCCCGCGACACGATCGCCGACGTCGAGGCGTCCGGCCTGTGGCCCGGCAAGGTCGTCACGGAGGTGGAGCCCGCGGGCGACTTCTGGGAGGCGGAGGAGGAGCACCAGGACTACCTCCAGAAGCACCCCTACGGCTACACCTGCCACTACGTGCGGCCGGGTTGGGTGCTCCCGCGGCGGGCGGCGTCCGAGGTCTGA
- a CDS encoding DMT family transporter — translation MTPSRTGAALAVLAMICVQLGLAVSVGLIGRLGTEGTAWLRLAWAGLILLVLVRPRPSAFSRRGLVAAVLLGIVTAGLTLFFMAAVARIPLGAASALEFLGPLGVAVARGRGRARAWAVVAAAGVVLLTEPWHGGTDPVGVAYALAAAACWAAYILLTQRVGDEVAGLRGLAVSMPVAGLAATAVVGVSGGADVIGHLTGDVLLLGLGLAILLPVVPFSLEVLALRRLTTAAFGVLMALEPAIALVVGVFVLGQLPGWWAVAGIALVVAAGVGAERAGARPGTAEPAQTSDAARRGSTQPGRT, via the coding sequence ATGACCCCGTCCCGCACCGGCGCCGCGCTCGCGGTCCTCGCGATGATCTGCGTCCAGCTCGGACTCGCCGTGTCCGTCGGGCTGATCGGCCGGCTCGGCACCGAGGGCACGGCATGGCTGCGGCTGGCGTGGGCCGGGCTGATCCTGCTGGTACTGGTGCGGCCGCGGCCGTCCGCGTTCAGCAGGCGAGGGCTGGTCGCCGCCGTCCTGCTCGGGATCGTGACGGCCGGGCTCACCCTGTTCTTCATGGCCGCGGTCGCCCGCATACCGCTCGGCGCGGCCAGCGCGCTGGAGTTCCTCGGCCCGCTCGGCGTCGCGGTGGCCCGCGGCCGGGGGCGGGCGAGGGCATGGGCGGTGGTCGCGGCGGCGGGCGTCGTCCTGCTGACCGAGCCCTGGCACGGCGGCACCGATCCGGTCGGCGTGGCGTACGCGCTGGCCGCGGCCGCGTGCTGGGCCGCGTACATCCTGCTCACCCAGCGGGTCGGCGACGAGGTGGCCGGGCTGCGCGGGCTGGCCGTGTCGATGCCCGTGGCCGGGCTGGCGGCGACCGCGGTGGTCGGTGTGTCCGGTGGGGCCGATGTGATCGGACACCTCACCGGCGACGTGCTCCTGCTCGGGCTCGGCCTTGCGATCCTGCTGCCCGTGGTGCCCTTCAGCCTCGAGGTCCTCGCGCTGCGCAGGCTGACCACCGCCGCGTTCGGCGTGCTGATGGCCCTCGAACCGGCGATCGCGCTCGTGGTCGGCGTGTTCGTGCTGGGCCAGCTACCCGGCTGGTGGGCCGTCGCCGGGATCGCTCTCGTGGTCGCGGCCGGTGTCGGGGCCGAGCGCGCAGGCGCCCGGCCCGGCACCGCGGAGCCGGCTCAGACCTCGGACGCCGCCCGCCGCGGGAGCACCCAACCCGGCCGCACGTAG
- a CDS encoding LysR family transcriptional regulator, whose translation METRRLDFLVELARLGSMREVAEVLGVTTSTVSQQIAALAQEVGAPLVEPVGRRVRLTPAGRRLADHGVTILAAVEAARRDLDPDAEPAGTIRVAGFATAIRRSLLPLLPDLAASHPQVRLVCAEHEPAESLAMLADDAVDLALLYDYDLAPRTFDQRVEVTPLWSVPWGLGVPGHDPDPPGGAVAVFRRYAGHDWIVNSRNTADEEAVAVLAALAGFTPRLSHRADSLDLVDDLIAGGLGVGMLPEHRATRPEVRVLPLREPALRLRAHAVVARGRATWAPLALVLARLTGAS comes from the coding sequence ATGGAAACGCGTCGCCTCGACTTCCTCGTGGAGCTCGCCCGGCTCGGCTCGATGCGTGAGGTCGCCGAGGTGCTCGGTGTCACGACCTCGACGGTGTCGCAGCAGATCGCCGCGCTCGCGCAGGAGGTGGGAGCGCCGCTCGTCGAACCGGTCGGGCGGCGGGTCCGCCTGACGCCCGCCGGGCGCCGGCTCGCCGACCACGGCGTCACGATCCTCGCCGCGGTCGAGGCCGCCCGGCGTGACCTCGATCCGGACGCGGAACCGGCCGGCACGATCCGGGTCGCCGGGTTCGCGACCGCCATCCGCCGATCACTGCTGCCGCTGCTCCCCGACCTGGCCGCGTCGCACCCGCAGGTGCGGCTGGTGTGCGCCGAGCACGAGCCCGCGGAGTCGCTCGCGATGCTGGCCGACGACGCCGTCGACCTCGCCCTGCTCTACGACTACGACCTGGCCCCGCGCACGTTCGACCAGCGGGTGGAGGTCACCCCGCTGTGGAGCGTGCCGTGGGGCCTCGGCGTACCCGGCCACGACCCGGACCCACCCGGCGGCGCGGTGGCCGTGTTCCGCCGGTACGCCGGCCACGACTGGATCGTGAACTCGCGCAACACCGCCGACGAGGAGGCCGTGGCGGTACTGGCCGCGCTGGCGGGCTTCACACCACGGCTGTCCCATCGCGCCGACAGCCTCGACCTGGTGGACGACCTCATCGCGGGCGGGCTCGGGGTGGGCATGCTCCCCGAGCATCGGGCCACCCGGCCGGAGGTCCGGGTGCTCCCGCTCCGCGAACCCGCGCTCCGGCTGCGAGCACACGCCGTCGTGGCGCGGGGGCGCGCGACGTGGGCGCCGCTCGCGCTCGTCCTCGCGCGGCTGACCGGCGCGTCCTGA
- a CDS encoding dihydrofolate reductase family protein, with protein MPEIVPARVGRRVGAEVTVSMDGYSGVGPDDDMSWAMEHIASSHSEIYYEGIWRGVSTAILGRTNWEGFTSVWPAITNDQSSSARTRDLGNWLATVEKVVFSTTLEQEDLEKSEWTNARISRDVETEVGALKSRPGRDILVLNSASIIQTLLRADLIDDLYLTVVPSTLGGGRRVLPDDYASKWQLATATAFPSSGAVALHYQRP; from the coding sequence ATGCCTGAAATCGTGCCCGCTCGAGTCGGTCGCAGGGTTGGCGCCGAGGTCACCGTGTCAATGGACGGATACAGTGGTGTCGGACCCGACGATGACATGAGCTGGGCAATGGAGCACATCGCGAGCAGTCATAGCGAGATCTACTACGAGGGGATCTGGCGGGGCGTTAGTACCGCGATCCTGGGCCGGACGAACTGGGAGGGCTTCACGTCCGTGTGGCCGGCGATCACGAACGATCAGAGCAGCTCAGCCCGCACTCGTGATCTCGGGAACTGGCTCGCCACGGTGGAGAAGGTCGTCTTCTCGACGACCCTGGAGCAGGAAGACCTGGAGAAGTCGGAGTGGACCAATGCGCGGATCTCGCGCGATGTCGAAACCGAGGTCGGTGCGCTCAAGAGCCGACCCGGGCGGGACATCCTCGTCCTGAACAGCGCCAGCATCATTCAAACCCTGCTGCGGGCCGATCTGATCGATGACCTCTACTTGACCGTGGTGCCGTCGACCCTGGGCGGCGGGCGTCGAGTGCTCCCTGACGACTACGCATCGAAATGGCAACTCGCCACCGCGACGGCCTTTCCGTCATCCGGAGCGGTCGCACTCCATTACCAGCGCCCCTGA
- a CDS encoding mannitol dehydrogenase family protein: MTALGATTLSSFDPAVAVPSYDRTAVRAGIVHFGVGAFHRAHQAMYLDRLMNEGKALDWGICGVGVLPGDRRMKDALEAQDHLYTLVIKHADGTFEPRVVGSIVDYLFAPDDPDAVIEKLADEGTRIVSLTVTEGGYNFNAVTGEFDATNPDVVHDLQPGAAPRTTFGLIIEGLVRRRERGLPAFTVLSCDNIQGNGDAARKSFGAFATLRDPELGTWVRDNVAFPNCMVDRITPVTTDDDRAEIDRRFGVEDRWPVVCEPFTQWVLEDRFPLGRPPFEDVGVQVVADVEPYELMKLRLLNASHQALCYFGYLAGYRLVHDACQDPLFANFLLAYMDREATPTLEPVPGVDLGDYKPNLIARFSNAHVRDTVARLCAESSDRIPKWLLPVIRHNLAHGGDITRSAAVVASWARYAEGVDENGQPIEVVDRLAGRLTDAARRQRDDRLAFLADREVFGDLIDDERFTSVYRRHLDSLYEIGARATLEKLV, translated from the coding sequence GTGACCGCCCTCGGCGCGACGACGCTGTCGTCATTCGATCCGGCCGTCGCGGTCCCGTCGTACGACCGCACGGCCGTCCGCGCCGGGATCGTCCACTTCGGCGTCGGTGCGTTCCACCGCGCCCATCAGGCGATGTACCTCGATCGCCTGATGAACGAGGGCAAGGCGCTGGACTGGGGCATCTGCGGCGTCGGCGTGCTGCCCGGCGACCGGAGGATGAAGGACGCGCTCGAGGCGCAGGACCACCTCTACACGCTGGTGATCAAGCACGCGGACGGGACGTTCGAGCCGCGGGTCGTCGGATCGATCGTGGACTACCTCTTCGCGCCGGACGACCCGGACGCGGTGATCGAGAAGCTGGCGGACGAGGGCACGCGGATCGTCTCGCTGACCGTCACCGAGGGCGGCTACAACTTCAACGCCGTCACCGGCGAGTTCGACGCCACCAACCCCGACGTCGTGCACGACCTGCAGCCCGGCGCGGCGCCGCGGACCACCTTCGGGCTCATCATCGAAGGGCTGGTCCGGCGCCGCGAGCGCGGCCTACCGGCCTTCACGGTGCTGTCCTGCGACAACATCCAGGGCAACGGGGACGCGGCGCGCAAGAGCTTCGGTGCGTTCGCGACGCTGCGCGATCCCGAGCTCGGCACGTGGGTGCGGGACAACGTCGCGTTCCCCAACTGCATGGTCGACCGCATCACGCCGGTCACCACCGACGACGACCGCGCCGAGATCGACAGGCGGTTCGGTGTGGAGGACCGCTGGCCGGTCGTCTGCGAGCCGTTCACCCAGTGGGTGCTCGAGGACCGGTTCCCACTCGGCCGCCCCCCGTTCGAGGACGTGGGCGTGCAGGTGGTCGCCGACGTCGAGCCCTACGAGCTGATGAAGCTGCGGCTGCTCAACGCCAGCCACCAGGCGCTGTGCTACTTCGGGTACCTCGCCGGCTACCGGCTCGTGCACGACGCGTGCCAGGACCCCCTGTTCGCGAACTTCCTGCTCGCCTACATGGACCGCGAAGCAACCCCCACGCTCGAACCGGTCCCGGGGGTCGACCTCGGGGACTACAAGCCGAACCTGATCGCGCGGTTCTCCAACGCACACGTCCGCGACACCGTCGCGCGGCTGTGCGCCGAGAGCTCCGACCGCATCCCGAAGTGGCTGCTGCCGGTGATCCGGCACAACCTGGCCCACGGCGGCGACATCACCCGGTCCGCGGCCGTGGTCGCGAGCTGGGCCCGCTACGCGGAGGGCGTCGACGAGAACGGGCAGCCGATCGAGGTCGTCGACCGCCTCGCCGGCCGGCTCACGGACGCCGCGCGACGCCAGCGCGACGACCGGCTGGCATTCCTCGCCGACCGCGAGGTGTTCGGCGACCTGATCGACGACGAGCGGTTCACCAGCGTTTACCGCCGGCACCTCGACTCGCTCTATGAGATCGGTGCACGGGCGACGCTGGAGAAGCTGGTGTGA
- a CDS encoding sugar phosphate isomerase/epimerase: MTNPIGVHALVWVGGTGPADVSEAVARTKAAGYDLLELSLHDAKQLDTAAARAELGAAGLGIACSRGLAFDADVSSTDPAVVDRGAQLLADSLTTTRELGGTILTGALYSALGKYSAPLSEGGRANVVRVLRELAAEAAGHGMTLGLEICNRYETNVINTAHDALRLADDISADNVMIHLDTYHMNIEEDDLVRPVYEVGDRLGYVHIGENHRGYLGSGHLDFGAFFHALADVEYTGPITFESFSSAVVSPGLSSDLAVWRNLWSDGADLAAHARSFIAGQLAAGRPR, encoded by the coding sequence GTGACCAACCCGATCGGCGTGCACGCACTGGTATGGGTCGGCGGCACCGGGCCGGCCGATGTGAGCGAGGCGGTGGCCCGCACCAAGGCGGCCGGCTACGACCTGCTGGAGCTCTCGCTCCACGACGCGAAGCAGCTCGACACGGCGGCCGCACGAGCCGAGCTCGGGGCCGCGGGACTCGGCATCGCGTGCTCGCGCGGGCTCGCGTTCGACGCCGACGTCTCGAGCACCGATCCCGCGGTCGTCGACCGCGGCGCGCAGCTGCTCGCCGACTCGCTGACGACCACCCGCGAGCTCGGCGGGACGATCCTCACCGGGGCGCTCTACAGCGCGCTCGGCAAGTACTCCGCTCCCCTGTCCGAGGGCGGCCGGGCCAACGTGGTGCGGGTGCTGCGCGAGTTGGCCGCCGAGGCCGCGGGCCACGGCATGACGCTCGGGCTGGAGATCTGCAACCGCTACGAGACCAACGTGATCAACACGGCCCACGACGCGCTGCGGCTCGCCGACGACATCAGCGCCGACAACGTCATGATCCACCTGGACACCTACCACATGAACATCGAGGAGGACGACCTCGTCCGCCCGGTGTACGAGGTGGGCGACCGGCTCGGCTACGTGCACATCGGCGAGAACCACCGCGGCTACCTCGGCTCCGGCCACCTCGACTTCGGCGCGTTCTTCCACGCGCTCGCCGACGTCGAGTACACCGGCCCGATCACGTTCGAGTCGTTCTCCTCCGCCGTGGTCTCGCCGGGCCTGTCGAGCGACCTGGCGGTGTGGCGGAACCTGTGGTCCGACGGGGCCGACCTCGCCGCCCACGCCCGGTCGTTCATCGCGGGGCAGCTCGCGGCCGGCCGACCCCGGTGA
- a CDS encoding nucleoside/nucleotide kinase family protein: MTLSDLVVRAAALASGPGRAVLGITGSPGAGKSTLVEALLRELDPGRVAHVPMDGFHLADVALRAIGRLDAKGAPDTFDVGGYVALLRRIRADAEDVIYAPAFERDLEQPLAGAIAIPRAARLVLTEGNYLLVESGRWPEVAAQLDEVWFCDPRPDVRLDQLIARHVAFGKEPDTARAWVAAVDEPNARLVEATRSRADLVVPAPVLEALPTC; encoded by the coding sequence GTGACGCTCTCCGATCTCGTCGTACGGGCCGCCGCGCTCGCTTCCGGCCCGGGCCGAGCCGTCCTCGGAATCACCGGCAGCCCTGGCGCCGGCAAGTCGACGCTGGTCGAGGCGCTCCTGCGCGAGCTGGACCCCGGGCGGGTGGCGCACGTCCCGATGGACGGGTTCCACCTCGCCGACGTCGCGCTGCGCGCAATCGGGCGCCTGGACGCGAAGGGTGCCCCCGACACGTTCGACGTCGGCGGCTACGTCGCCCTGCTGCGCCGGATCCGGGCCGACGCGGAGGATGTGATCTACGCGCCGGCCTTCGAGCGGGACCTGGAGCAACCGCTCGCAGGCGCGATCGCGATCCCCCGCGCCGCCCGCCTCGTGCTCACCGAGGGCAACTACCTGCTCGTCGAGTCGGGCCGCTGGCCGGAGGTGGCGGCACAGCTCGACGAGGTGTGGTTCTGCGACCCGCGCCCCGACGTGCGCCTCGACCAGCTGATCGCAAGGCACGTCGCGTTCGGCAAGGAACCGGACACGGCGCGGGCGTGGGTGGCCGCGGTGGACGAGCCGAACGCGCGGCTGGTCGAGGCCACGCGGTCCCGCGCCGACCTGGTGGTTCCCGCTCCCGTGCTGGAGGCGCTCCCGACCTGCTAG
- a CDS encoding FAD-dependent monooxygenase, translating into MTVAEVDVLIVGGGPVGLTARALLERWGVRTVLVEKHVELSPFPRSRLVNVRSMEILRQLGLAEAVAARAFAPEHGRIRFRDTLQDRDFASAAMIGIDAPIIESPVIGALTSQDRLEPTLLRAADTPVRFGVELVDMAEDAECVVASLLDRRGGTETRVRARYVLAADGANSTARHRLGIGTTGPGSLGAFTTVVFDADLARWSADQPAGVYATAHGSLLPLYPEGGWAWLAPTPEDAAQADWPGLVSRAIGSVDVRVDVVRVQHWPVNAVVADRFRDGRVFLAGDAAHAIPPAGGLGMNAGIADVHNLCWKLAGVLRGWAGPGLLETYETERLAVAHRTLQQAVANSRLMVQAPQRRQEQLRNGHAASTEIELPWSERYFAQLGLVLGVAYGSDADPGTDYVPTPEPGHRMPHLWLTPARSTLDALGEWFTVLTPNPTSWEKQIAAPWPLHVQPLPDEHPAPWGLGPHGALLVRPDGHIGARWSELPADDSALHRALVTITA; encoded by the coding sequence ATGACCGTTGCAGAGGTGGACGTCCTGATCGTCGGCGGTGGCCCGGTCGGGCTCACCGCCCGGGCGCTCCTGGAGCGCTGGGGCGTGCGGACGGTGCTCGTCGAGAAGCACGTCGAGCTGTCCCCGTTCCCCCGCTCGCGCCTGGTCAACGTGCGCTCGATGGAGATCCTCCGGCAGCTCGGGCTCGCGGAGGCCGTCGCCGCTCGCGCGTTCGCGCCGGAACACGGGCGCATCCGGTTCCGGGACACCCTGCAGGACCGCGACTTCGCATCGGCCGCGATGATCGGGATCGACGCGCCGATCATCGAGAGCCCCGTGATCGGCGCGCTCACGTCACAGGATCGGCTGGAGCCCACCCTGCTCCGCGCGGCGGACACGCCGGTGCGGTTCGGGGTGGAGCTGGTCGACATGGCCGAGGATGCCGAGTGCGTGGTGGCCTCCCTCCTCGACCGCCGCGGCGGCACCGAGACCCGCGTACGGGCCCGCTACGTGCTCGCCGCGGACGGGGCGAACTCGACCGCCCGGCACCGACTTGGCATCGGCACCACCGGCCCCGGATCGCTGGGGGCGTTCACCACCGTCGTGTTCGACGCCGACCTCGCCCGCTGGAGCGCCGACCAGCCCGCGGGCGTCTACGCCACCGCGCACGGGTCCTTACTCCCGCTCTATCCCGAAGGGGGCTGGGCCTGGCTCGCCCCCACGCCCGAGGACGCGGCGCAAGCCGACTGGCCCGGCCTCGTCTCGCGCGCCATCGGGTCCGTCGACGTGCGCGTCGACGTGGTGCGGGTCCAGCACTGGCCGGTGAACGCGGTCGTCGCCGACCGCTTCCGCGATGGCCGCGTCTTCCTCGCCGGTGACGCCGCGCACGCGATTCCGCCCGCGGGCGGGCTCGGCATGAACGCCGGCATCGCCGACGTGCACAACCTGTGCTGGAAGCTGGCGGGTGTTCTGCGGGGATGGGCCGGACCGGGCCTGCTGGAGACCTACGAGACGGAACGACTGGCCGTCGCCCATCGAACCCTCCAGCAAGCGGTGGCGAACTCCCGGCTGATGGTCCAGGCGCCACAGCGGCGCCAGGAGCAGCTCCGGAACGGGCACGCCGCGTCGACCGAGATCGAACTGCCGTGGTCGGAACGGTACTTCGCCCAGCTCGGGCTCGTCCTCGGCGTGGCATACGGCTCCGACGCCGACCCCGGCACGGACTACGTCCCCACCCCGGAGCCGGGCCACCGCATGCCCCACCTCTGGCTCACGCCCGCACGCTCCACCCTCGACGCGCTCGGAGAGTGGTTCACCGTGCTCACGCCGAACCCCACCTCGTGGGAGAAGCAGATCGCCGCGCCGTGGCCGCTGCACGTGCAGCCCCTGCCCGACGAGCACCCCGCCCCATGGGGCCTCGGTCCGCACGGAGCGCTGCTCGTCCGGCCGGACGGCCACATCGGCGCCCGCTGGAGCGAGCTCCCCGCCGACGACTCGGCCCTCCACCGCGCCCTCGTCACGATCACGGCGTAG